The following are encoded together in the Vigna angularis cultivar LongXiaoDou No.4 chromosome 9, ASM1680809v1, whole genome shotgun sequence genome:
- the LOC108320632 gene encoding sister chromatid cohesion protein PDS5 homolog D isoform X2, whose amino-acid sequence MCKHSDLKMASPEETERSVAKKLRHLGRKLLKGSSLHKLLQLLHKLELVLSTLDQEPTKLIQESLVPCMKALISDELLRHADEDVKILVISCISEIARITAPDAPYDDEQMKEIFKLTVASFEKLSHISGCAYEKVLIILENVNKVRLCLVMLDLECNDLVIEMFQHFLRFIRSNHPCSAFHSMESIMTMILQESEQISPDLLRPLLDSVGNENRTVSPMSGTLGEKVIRNCTAKLKPYLMKAVESSGRAINEYAQIVTDICQNESESPQCDDSNGSKKTVVQEAENKLNVPNDAKEQPHDETKGHEPNVTGKRDVQILDDTKSNRRSILDGEVTKKTGSKRRSCSEISKNSKKGSAKTKLETENLESVQEPKSETQLNTVPRKRGRKPNSLMNAEEGYDHSWICRETEVGRSTLSRKSCDSRFPFRSSEKATSRKDKLHRKHKTVSETLVHKPKSEDIAKTTKLRRTHNISNDFPPNDTSEGREASASKPKADDNADASPSTNNNISDGCHSKRGRRRKLNITGNQGVHSNSLSMLKDNSNPPPQKISLDSPTVRLEKESEARNISEQKPIRKIKFSLRLDGKLVMGPESAANGEPNDSCGEEGKHKSSMNDEPASIKEGTFSTQTNVKKRRRLDATPNEGLNKLSAVKDLTAESASKTLNSVKETPQARLRRRHSDVSAKASECLYKDKSLVGKRIKVWWPKDKTFYEGVIESYDPIKGKHKILYADGDVEVLNLKKQKWTVVDVSLDKEGLTLQRLAEASDVAEKDKEKSELVSAKATTIKSQSRNDSKKPKNQKRNS is encoded by the exons ATGTGCAAACATTCTGACCTGAAAATGGCCTCTCCTGAAGAGACTGAGAGGAGTGTGGCAAAAAAACTTAGACATTTGGGGAGGAAGCTCCTCAAGGGCTCTTCACTTCACAAGCTTCTGCAGCTGCTTCAT AAACTGGAGCTTGTATTATCAACCCTGGATCAAGAACCAACTAAGCTAATTCAAGAATCACTTGTACCTTGCATGAAGGCATTGATTTCAGATGAACTTTTGAGGCACGCAGATGAGGATGTTAAAATTCTAGTTATATCTTGCATCTCTGAGATTGCAAGAATCACAGCGCCAGATGCCCCTTATGACGATGAACAAATGAAG GAAATCTTCAAGCTCACTGTGGCATCTTTTGAGAAGTTATCTCACATATCTGGCTGTGCCTATGAAAAAGTGCTTATCATACTTGAAAATGTCAATAAGGTCAGATTATGCTTGGTCATGCTGGACCTTGAGTGTAATGACCTGGTTATTGAAATGTTTCAGCATTTCTTGAGATTTATAAG GTCAAACCATCCCTGTAGTGCATTTCATTCAATGGAATCAATAATGACTATGATTTTACAAGAAAGTGAACAAATTTCCCCAGATCTTCTTAGACCACTGTTGGATAGTGTAGGAAATGAAAATCGG ACTGTTTCACCTATGTCTGGGACATTGGGGGAGAAAGTAATCAGAAACTGTACTGCTAAGCTCAAGCCTTATCTCATGAAGGCAGTGGAGTCCTCAGGCAGAGCGATAAATGAGTATGCACAGATAGTAACTGATATTTGCCAGAATGAATCTGAATCCCCTCAATGTGATGATTCAAATGGTTCTAAGAAGACAGTG GTTCAGGAAGCTGAGAACAAGCTTAATGTTCCTAATGATGCAAAGGAACAACCGCATGAT GAAACCAAGGGTCATGAACCCAATGTTACTGGTAAAAGAGATGTCCAAATTTTGGATGATACAAAGTCAAACAGAAGGTCCATTCTGGATGGCGAAGTTACAAAAAAAACTGGTTCAAAAAGGAGATCATGTTCTGAAATTTCCAAGAACTCAAAAAAAGGGAGTGCAAAAACCAAGTTGGAAACTGAAAATTTAGAGTCTGTTCAGGAACCAAAATCAGAAACTCAGCTGAATACTGTGCCAAGGAAGAGGGGCCGTAAGCCTAATTCTCTGATGAATGCAGAAGAAGGCTATGATCACTCGTGGATTTGTCGGGAAACTGAAGTGGGAAGATCAACACTATCCAGAAAGTCATGCGATTCCAGGTTTCCTTTTCGATCTTCTGAAAAAGCTACTTCCAGAAAAGATAAGTTGCATCGAAAGCATAAAACTGTAAGTGAAACTCTAGTTCATAAGCCGAAAAGTGAGGACATAGCAAAAACTACGAAACTCAGAAGGACTCACAATATTAGCAATGATTTTCCCCCAAATGATACAAGTGAAGGTCGTGAAGCTTCAGCTTCTAAGCCTAAAGCTGATGATAATGCTGATGCTTCTCCTtctacaaataataatatttctgaTGGATGTCACAGCAAACGGGGTCGGAGAAGGAAATTAAATATCACGGGGAATCAAGGTGTTCATTCCAATTCTTTGTCAATGTTAAAAGACAACTCAAATCCTCCGCCTCAGAAGATTTCTTTGGATTCCCCAACAGTTAGGTTGGAAAAGGAATCTGAAGCAAGGAATATCTCTGAACAAAAACCCATTAggaaaatcaaattttccttAAGGCTTGATGGAAAACTTGTCATGGGTCCAGAATCAGCTGCTAATGGGGAGCCTAACGATTCATGTGGAGAAGAGGGGAAACACAAGTCATCTATGAATGATGAGCCAGCAAGTATTAAAGAGGGCACATTCTCAACTCAAACAAATGTTAAGAAAAGGAGGAGGCTTGATGCTACTCCTAACGAGGGCCTCAACAAATTATCAGCCGTGAAG GATCTGACAGCAGAATCTGCAAGTAAAACACTAAATAGTGTCAAGGAAACCCCACAAGCAAGGCTGAGGAGAAGACACAGTGATGTGAGTGCTAAG GCATCTGAATGTCTTTACAAGGATAAATCATTGGTCGGTAAGAGAATAAAGGTCTGGTGGCCAAAAGATAAGAC GTTTTATGAAGGTGTTATCGAATCTTATGATCCTATCAAAGGAAAGCACAAG ATTTTGTATGCTGATGGTGATGTTGAAGTGTTGAACCTCAAAAAACAGAAATGGACAGTAGTTGACGTTTCGTTAGACAAG
- the LOC108320692 gene encoding factor of DNA methylation 1: MDYSSEDDSDLSESEIYDYSDKPYELLRAGKYKVKNLNGTLRCPYCAGKKKQDYKYKDLLQHASGVGKGSANRSAKQKANHLALAKYLEIDLASEAEPIQNPALPPVVSQPSQLEYLYYVWPWTGIIVNIKGKLIDSTHWLKEFAKFRPTDSHIFMKDSDMAAQAVVVFNSDWNGFINATEFEKSFETARHGKKDWSSNKLEADSNIYGWVAREDDYNCGGPIGEYLRSKGTLRTVSDIVQEASESRNNIVTNLTKEIEITNDNLDEMQSKFNVKTMSLSRMLEEKDKLHNVFEEETRSMQRRARNEVRRILDEQEKLSSELDEKRRKLDSWSRDLNKREVLTDQERQKLADDKKKKDLRNESLLLASKEQKIADENVLRLVEEQKREKEEAYNKILQLEKQLDAKQKLEMEIEELKGKLQVMKHLGDEDDTAVQKKIEEMNEELQEKIENLESVESMNQTLIVKERQSNDELQEARKELIKGLEDMLNGSKGNIGLKRMGELDQKVFVTKCKERFSPQEAGIKGVELCSLWQENVKNSAWHPFKVIMTDDNKHEKIINENDDKLRSLKQEWGDEIYSAVVTALTEINEYNASGGYTVAELWNIKEKRKATLKEVITYIVERIKPAAKRKRG; the protein is encoded by the exons ATGGACTACAGCTCCGAAGATGATTCAGATCTAAGTGAATCTGAGATTTATGACTACTCAGACAAACCTTATGAACTGTTAAGGGCTGGAAAATATAAGGTTAAAAACTTGAATGGAACTCTTAGATGCCCTTACTGTGCTGGGAAGAAAAAACAAGACTACAAATATAAGGATTTATTGCAACATGCATCTGGTGTTGGTAAGGGTTCTGCTAACAGAAGTGCAAAACAAAAGGCAAACCACCTTGCTCTAGCAAAGTATTTGGAGATTGATCTAGCTAGTGAAGCAGAGCCAATCCAGAACCCAGCTTTACCCCCAGTTGTTAGTCAACCTTCACAGTTAGAATATCTTTATTATGTTTGGCCCTGGACTGGCATAATTGTTAACATAAAGGGTAAATTGATTGATTCTACACACTGGTTGAAGGAATTTGCTAAATTCAGACCAACTGATTCCCATATATTTATGAAAGATAGTGACATGGCTGCTCAAGCTGTAGTAGTGTTCAATAGTGACTGGAATGGTTTCATAAATGCAACTGAATTTGAGAAGTCTTTTGAAACTGCACGTCATGGTAAAAAGGACTGGAGCTCAAACAAGTTAGAAGCTGACTCAAATATTTATGGATGGGTCGCGCGGGAAGATGATTATAATTGTGGAGGGCCAATAGGGGAATACCTCCGCAGCAAAGGAACATTGAGGACAGTTTCAGATATTGTTCAAGAAGCATCTGAAAGCAGAAATAATATTGTGACAAACCTCACGAAAGAAATCGAGATAACAAATGACAACCTTGACGAAATGCAGTCTAAGTTTAATGTGAAGACTATGTCCTTGAGTAGAATGCTTGAGGAGAAAGATAAGCTTCACAATGTTTTTGAAGAAG AAACAAGGAGTATGCAGCGTAGAGCACGTAATGAGGTACGGCGGATCTTGGATGAGCAAGAAAAATTGAGTAGTGAATTGGATGAGAAAAGGCGGAAGCTTGATTCTTGGAGCAGAGATCTAAACAAGCGTGAGGTACTAACTGATCAAGAGAGGCAGAAACTTGCAGACGACAAGAAGAAG AAAGATTTGAGGAATGAATCACTCCTGTTGGCTTCAAAAGAACAGAAGATAGCGGACGAAAATGTCTTAAGACTTGTTGAAGAGCAGAAG agagagaaagaggaggcCTATAACAAGATACTTCAGCTGGAAAAACAGCTTGATGCCAAACAGAAATTGGAAATGGAAATTGAAGAGCTAAAAGGGAAATTGCAAGTTATGAAGCATCTTGGAGATGAAGATGATACAGCTGTTcagaaaaagatagaagaaaTGAATGAGGAATTGcaagaaaaaatagagaattTGGAATCTGTGGAGAGCATGAATCAAACCCTCATTGTGAAGGAACGTCAGAGTAATGATGAACTGCAGGAAGCTCGCAAAGAATTAATAAAA GGGTTAGAGGATATGCTTAATGGTTCTAAAGGTAATATTGGGCTCAAGAGAATGGGAGAGCTTGATCAGAAGGTTTTTGTGACTAAATGCAAGGAAAGATTTTCTCCTCAAGAAGCTGGGATCAAAGGTGTCGAGCTTTGCTCTTTGTGGCAGGAAAACGTGAAGAATTCTGCTTGGCATCCATTTAAAGTGATCATGACTGATGATAATAAACATGAG aaaattataaatgaaaatgatgacaagTTACGAAGCCTCAAGCAGGAATGGGGAGATGAGATATATTCAGCTGTTGTAACAGCCCTGACAGAAATAAACGAATACAATGCAAGTGGTGGATATACTGTTGCAGAGCTATGGAACATCAAGGAAAAAAGAAAGGCTACATTGAAAGAAGTTATCACTTATATTGTGGAACGTATCAAGCCAGCAGCTAAGCGCAAGAGAGGATAG
- the LOC108320412 gene encoding probable CCR4-associated factor 1 homolog 6 codes for MPLILPKSDSIQIREVWNDNLEEEFSLIREIVDDYPYIAMDTEFPGIVLRPVGNFKNSYDYHYQTLKDNVDMLKLIQLGLTFSDEYGNLPTFATDVDDDSHTCCIWQFNFREFNVNEDVFANDSIELLRQSGIDFKKNNEDGIDARRFGELLMSSGIVLNDNVHWVTFHSGYDFGYLLKLLTCQNLPDTQAEFFNLINMYFPTVYDIKHLMKFCNSLHGGLNKLAELLEVERVGICHQAGSDSLLTSCTFRKLKDNFFSGSLEKYAGVLYGLGVENGQGAH; via the coding sequence ATGCCGCTGATTTTACCGAAAAGCGATTCGATCCAGATTCGCGAGGTGTGGAACGATAACCTGGAAGAGGAATTCTCGTTGATTCGCGAAATAGTGGACGATTACCCTTACATCGCGATGGACACGGAGTTTCCGGGGATAGTTCTCCGACCGGTGGGGAATTTTAAGAACAGCTACGATTACCATTACCAAACCCTAAAGGACAACGTCGACATGCTAAAGCTCATACAATTGGGACTCACCTTTTCCGACGAGTACGGCAACCTTCCCACGTTCGCCACCGACGTCGACGACGATTCCCACACGTGCTGCATCTGGCAATTCAATTTCCGGGAGTTCAACGTCAACGAGGACGTCTTCGCCAACGATTCCATCGAGCTTTTGCGCCAGAGCGGCATCGATTTCAAGAAAAACAACGAGGACGGCATCGACGCCCGCCGTTTCGGGGAACTTCTCATGTCGTCCGGGATCGTTTTGAATGACAACGTTCATTGGGTTACTTTCCATAGCGGTTATGATTTCGGGTACTTGTTGAAGCTCTTGACGTGTCAGAATTTGCCCGATACGCAAGCGGAGTTCTTCAACCTCATCAACATGTATTTCCCCACTGTATACGACATCAAGCACCTCATGAAATTCTGCAACAGCCTTCACGGCGGTTTGAACAAGCTTGCCGAGTTGTTGGAGGTCGAAAGGGTCGGGATTTGCCATCAGGCCGGTTCCGATAGTTTGCTCACTTCATGTACGTTCAGGAAATTGAAGGACAATTTCTTTAGTGGCTCGTTGGAGAAGTATGCTGGTGTCTTGTATGGGTTAGGTGTTGAGAATGGACAGGGAGCCCATTGA
- the LOC108320632 gene encoding sister chromatid cohesion protein PDS5 homolog D isoform X1 — protein MCKHSDLKMASPEETERSVAKKLRHLGRKLLKGSSLHKLLQLLHKLELVLSTLDQEPTKLIQESLVPCMKALISDELLRHADEDVKILVISCISEIARITAPDAPYDDEQMKEIFKLTVASFEKLSHISGCAYEKVLIILENVNKVRLCLVMLDLECNDLVIEMFQHFLRFIRSNHPCSAFHSMESIMTMILQESEQISPDLLRPLLDSVGNENRTVSPMSGTLGEKVIRNCTAKLKPYLMKAVESSGRAINEYAQIVTDICQNESESPQCDDSNGSKKTVVQEAENKLNVPNDAKEQPHDETKGHEPNVTGKRDVQILDDTKSNRRSILDGEVTKKTGSKRRSCSEISKNSKKGSAKTKLETENLESVQEPKSETQLNTVPRKRGRKPNSLMNAEEGYDHSWICRETEVGRSTLSRKSCDSRFPFRSSEKATSRKDKLHRKHKTVSETLVHKPKSEDIAKTTKLRRTHNISNDFPPNDTSEGREASASKPKADDNADASPSTNNNISDGCHSKRGRRRKLNITGNQGVHSNSLSMLKDNSNPPPQKISLDSPTVRLEKESEARNISEQKPIRKIKFSLRLDGKLVMGPESAANGEPNDSCGEEGKHKSSMNDEPASIKEGTFSTQTNVKKRRRLDATPNEGLNKLSAVKDLTAESASKTLNSVKETPQARLRRRHSDVSAKASECLYKDKSLVGKRIKVWWPKDKTFYEGVIESYDPIKGKHKILYADGDVEVLNLKKQKWTVVDVSLDKEGLTLQRLAEASDVAEKDKEKSELVSAKATTIKSQSRLVCKPETVKHAHAHAVEKSGLGDDSPVIVSRNDSKKPKNQKRNS, from the exons ATGTGCAAACATTCTGACCTGAAAATGGCCTCTCCTGAAGAGACTGAGAGGAGTGTGGCAAAAAAACTTAGACATTTGGGGAGGAAGCTCCTCAAGGGCTCTTCACTTCACAAGCTTCTGCAGCTGCTTCAT AAACTGGAGCTTGTATTATCAACCCTGGATCAAGAACCAACTAAGCTAATTCAAGAATCACTTGTACCTTGCATGAAGGCATTGATTTCAGATGAACTTTTGAGGCACGCAGATGAGGATGTTAAAATTCTAGTTATATCTTGCATCTCTGAGATTGCAAGAATCACAGCGCCAGATGCCCCTTATGACGATGAACAAATGAAG GAAATCTTCAAGCTCACTGTGGCATCTTTTGAGAAGTTATCTCACATATCTGGCTGTGCCTATGAAAAAGTGCTTATCATACTTGAAAATGTCAATAAGGTCAGATTATGCTTGGTCATGCTGGACCTTGAGTGTAATGACCTGGTTATTGAAATGTTTCAGCATTTCTTGAGATTTATAAG GTCAAACCATCCCTGTAGTGCATTTCATTCAATGGAATCAATAATGACTATGATTTTACAAGAAAGTGAACAAATTTCCCCAGATCTTCTTAGACCACTGTTGGATAGTGTAGGAAATGAAAATCGG ACTGTTTCACCTATGTCTGGGACATTGGGGGAGAAAGTAATCAGAAACTGTACTGCTAAGCTCAAGCCTTATCTCATGAAGGCAGTGGAGTCCTCAGGCAGAGCGATAAATGAGTATGCACAGATAGTAACTGATATTTGCCAGAATGAATCTGAATCCCCTCAATGTGATGATTCAAATGGTTCTAAGAAGACAGTG GTTCAGGAAGCTGAGAACAAGCTTAATGTTCCTAATGATGCAAAGGAACAACCGCATGAT GAAACCAAGGGTCATGAACCCAATGTTACTGGTAAAAGAGATGTCCAAATTTTGGATGATACAAAGTCAAACAGAAGGTCCATTCTGGATGGCGAAGTTACAAAAAAAACTGGTTCAAAAAGGAGATCATGTTCTGAAATTTCCAAGAACTCAAAAAAAGGGAGTGCAAAAACCAAGTTGGAAACTGAAAATTTAGAGTCTGTTCAGGAACCAAAATCAGAAACTCAGCTGAATACTGTGCCAAGGAAGAGGGGCCGTAAGCCTAATTCTCTGATGAATGCAGAAGAAGGCTATGATCACTCGTGGATTTGTCGGGAAACTGAAGTGGGAAGATCAACACTATCCAGAAAGTCATGCGATTCCAGGTTTCCTTTTCGATCTTCTGAAAAAGCTACTTCCAGAAAAGATAAGTTGCATCGAAAGCATAAAACTGTAAGTGAAACTCTAGTTCATAAGCCGAAAAGTGAGGACATAGCAAAAACTACGAAACTCAGAAGGACTCACAATATTAGCAATGATTTTCCCCCAAATGATACAAGTGAAGGTCGTGAAGCTTCAGCTTCTAAGCCTAAAGCTGATGATAATGCTGATGCTTCTCCTtctacaaataataatatttctgaTGGATGTCACAGCAAACGGGGTCGGAGAAGGAAATTAAATATCACGGGGAATCAAGGTGTTCATTCCAATTCTTTGTCAATGTTAAAAGACAACTCAAATCCTCCGCCTCAGAAGATTTCTTTGGATTCCCCAACAGTTAGGTTGGAAAAGGAATCTGAAGCAAGGAATATCTCTGAACAAAAACCCATTAggaaaatcaaattttccttAAGGCTTGATGGAAAACTTGTCATGGGTCCAGAATCAGCTGCTAATGGGGAGCCTAACGATTCATGTGGAGAAGAGGGGAAACACAAGTCATCTATGAATGATGAGCCAGCAAGTATTAAAGAGGGCACATTCTCAACTCAAACAAATGTTAAGAAAAGGAGGAGGCTTGATGCTACTCCTAACGAGGGCCTCAACAAATTATCAGCCGTGAAG GATCTGACAGCAGAATCTGCAAGTAAAACACTAAATAGTGTCAAGGAAACCCCACAAGCAAGGCTGAGGAGAAGACACAGTGATGTGAGTGCTAAG GCATCTGAATGTCTTTACAAGGATAAATCATTGGTCGGTAAGAGAATAAAGGTCTGGTGGCCAAAAGATAAGAC GTTTTATGAAGGTGTTATCGAATCTTATGATCCTATCAAAGGAAAGCACAAG ATTTTGTATGCTGATGGTGATGTTGAAGTGTTGAACCTCAAAAAACAGAAATGGACAGTAGTTGACGTTTCGTTAGACAAG